In the genome of Vicinamibacterales bacterium, the window GAGCGGTGGCAGCGCGACCGACTGGCCGGGGATCCTGCAGCGGATCGCGGCCGGCGGCGCCGACTGACGAGCTCATCCCCGGACCCGGTATTGGTATCCGCCGCGACTGGAGACGAGGCGTTCCGCCTCCGACTGCAGCGTGAGGAGAGGACTGTTCACGATGTCGCTTCCGACCGGTGTGCCCCCGCTTCGACTCATGTTCTGGGAGACCACGAAGGCCTGCAACCTGCGGTGTCAGCATTGCAGGGCCGTACCGGAGGCCGAGCGGTCGCTCGTCGAACTGAACACCCGCGAGTCGTTCGAGCTGATTGATCAGATCGCCGAGGTGGCCAAACCGGTATTGATCCTCTCGGGCGGCGAGCCCTTGTACCGCGACGACATCTTCGACATCGGTGCCTATGGCGCCAGCAAGGGCTTCCGGATGGCACTCGCCACCAACGGGACGATGATTGACCGGGCGATGGCCGAGCGAATCCAGCGGACCGGGTTCTCGCGGGTCGCGATCAGCCTCGACGGTGCGGTTGCGGCGACGCACGACGCGTTCCGCGGCATTCCCGGATCGCACGTGAAGGCCATCGACGGCCTGCGGTTCCTGCGCGAAGCCGGCATGTCGATCCAGATCAACTCGACGATCGCGAAGCACAACGTGGCCGAGTTGCCGGCCATGCTGAACCTGGCGCTCTCGCTCGGCGCCGATGCGCTGCACATCTTCATGCTGGTGCCCGTCGGATGCGGCGTCAGCATCGCCGACCGGGAGATGCTGCCCGCCGACGAGTACGAACGTGTTCTGAACTGGTTCTACGATCAGTCCAAGCAGGTGGCGATCGACCTGAAGGCAACCTGCGCGCCCCACTATTTCCGCATCCGGGCGCAGCGGATCGTCGATGAGCGCAGGCACGGCGACCGGAGCACACCATTCGTCGCCCTCGGGACGCAAATGAAAGCGGCACCAGATCCGGCCGGCGGCCGGCCGCTCTCCGCGATGACGCGCGGATGCCTGGCCGGCACGGCCGTGTGCTTCGTGTCGAACGCCGGCGACATCTATCCGTGCGGCTATCTGCCCGTCAGTGCGGGGAACGTTCGGCGAGAGCGATTCGGTGACATCTGGGCGCAGTCGACGGTCTTTCAGCAGTTGCGGAATCCGAAGGCGCTCACCGGGAAATGCGGGATCTGCCGCTACGAGGGAATCTGCGGCGGCTGCCGCGCGAGGGCGTATTCCGACCACGGCGACTACCTGGCCGAGGAACCGTTCTGCACCTACGAGCCCGTGCTCGACAACGCGGTGGCGCTCCACACGGGCGGAGCGGTCGGTGGGGACGGTCAGGGGGCGTAGGGCGGGTTACGACCTCGACCCTACAGGCGCACCGTGTATTGCAGCTTGGCCGTGCCGCGGTCGAAGCTCCGGTGGTAGAGGCCGCGAAAATCGCGGGACCAGCCTCGGTTCAGCACCAGGAAGATGTCGTTGCCCGGCTTGAGAATCCACCGGAACCGGCTCTGCACCCCCAGTTCCCGCGATTCGCTGTCGTACTGGACCAGGTTGGACCACGAGACGTTCGGCGAGAAGTTGAAGTCTGCCTTGCCGCTGTAGACCGACGTCACGAAATCGCCGCCAGGAAGCGAGATGACGTTGCGCTCGCCGTTGAACCCCAGCCTGAAGTGCGTGCTGGGCTTCACGATGAGGCCGATGCCGACCTGCCGGCGCGTGCCGTCGTAGAACCCACCCCACCCGGTCTCGACCTCCACCACCCACCACCGTTTGTCGGCCGTGCTGGCTCCCACGCTGTATCGATTCCATCGGTACGATCCCGCCAGGACGGCGATGCCGTCGGCAATCTCGAATGCCTCGGGCAACCGCTCGAACTGCGGCTCGAAGCCGAACTCGACGTGTTCACCGGACTCGGTCACGAAGTTGATCGGTGTGGTTTCGATGGCCCAGTTCTCGACGACGTTGTCGAGGTTGGTGATGACCTCCGGACCGAACTCGAAGCGGAACTGACGGATGCCCCACCGTCCGGGACGCGGTTGGAACGAGGCGCGGCCGGACGTCTTGCGAATGCCTCGCCGCGGCACGAAGCCTAGTGCGGGTTCGAAGCCGTTGCCGATCTGCTTCCAGCGGAAGGAGACGTCCCAGAGGTCGTTCGGATAGTCGATGCTCGCGCCTGCCGCGAAGTCCGCCCGGTGCAGCGTCTCATCGTCGGTGCGAAGGACGAACAGGCTGAGACTGAGGTTCTTGTCCCCACGGAACTTCGACGTGGCGAACCGTGCGTCGGCGCCGACAAGGGTGTTGCTCCCGGTTCCCGCTGGATTGCCCCTCGTGAAGATGGCCCCGATCCATGACTGCGTGAACAGGTTCCGGCTGACTCGCGCCGCAAGCAGGTTCTGCCCGTCGAGTGATGCGTCCTCCAGACGCCGGGTCTGGACATCGAGAATGCCGATGTTGTAGTCGGCCTGTCGGCCGATCACCTTGGCGCCGGCGAGGATTGGCACCTGCTCACCCGCGTTGAGCCCGAGGCGGCGGCTGAAGAACGGCAGCAGATCGACGTGGAATCCGCCGAGCCCGGCGACGTCGAACACTCCCGCGCCTTCCAGGAAGAACGCCCGCTTCTCGGGGTAGAAGAGCGGGAAACGTGTCAGATTAATCTGTCGGTCGTCGGCCTCGGTCTCCGCGAAATCGGTGTTGACGGTGACCGATGCGTTCAGGTTCGGCGTCAGGTTCTTGAAGATGTCGATACCCGGCTGAAAGGTGCCGTCGCCGTTCTCCGCGCCGCCCGAGACGTACGGGCGAATGTCGAGGCCCCTCCCCTGGCGGATCCCGGAAATCCCCTCGAGGCGGCCGGCTTCCGACAGATTCGAGATCCAGACGTCCTGCCTCGATCCGGCCCAGCGGTCGGTTTCGTTCAGGCGCTTGATCCGCCGCTCGACGTTGAGCCCCCACGTGGTCTGACCGGGTTTGAAGCGGAGGGTCTTGAACGGGATCTCGATTTCCGCGACCCATCCGTCGGCGGTGATCCGGGCGGCGGCGTTCCAGATGCCGTCCCAGTCGCGGCTCGCGTGCTCGGCGTTGTTCGACACCTGCCCGTCGGCCCGCGCACCGGCCGGATTCACCTGGAAGAAGAACCCGTTTCGATTGTCGAGGAAGGGGTCGAGGATGACGAGGATGCTGTCGTCAACCTCGAGATCCGCGTCCCGTGTGAGTTGGGTCGAGACGATACCGCCTGGCGTCCTGTCGCGACAGAGGATCCCGACGTAGAGCGCGTCGGCCGTATAGACCACCCGCACGTCCGTCTCTTCGGTCGCCGGCCGGCCCTGGTTGGGCTCGCGTTGCACGAGCGGGCCGATCGGACGGGCCAACTGCCAGATCGGTTCGTCGAACGAACCATCCACGCGGATCGGCCCGGTCGCGGGCGTGGCGCTTGCCGAGGGCCTGTCGATCTCCACACTGCTCGGCCGCCCGGAGGCAGAAGCGATGTGTGCGCCCGCCGCGTGCTGATGAAACGCCGCCACCGAGACGACGGTGACGAGGCAGAAGACCGCGATCCGAAGCCAACCCATCCGCATGCTCCATCATTACGGCTGGGACAGCCCCAGCGTTTACCCGGACCTGGCGTTCACGCCGTTGAATCGTTCTGAAGCGACAGGGGTTGCAGGAACAAGGGTGACACCCCCCGGGGGAGAAGTCCGGTGCCCGGGGGATTGGCATGGCGAGCGCCGCCGTTCTTGGCGGTCAACGTTTCGGTGCTGGCGGGGTTCTCTGACGTCGAGACTCGACGTCGCACTGAGGGCTGGTTCAGGTCGGCACACCCAGGCGCGGCAGGATCACCGTCTGGAGGAGCAACCAGACCGCCAGGAACGCGATTGGCCAGAGGTAGTCCATCATCGGGCCTCGAGCGCCTGGAGTGCCCGGCGCAGCTTCGCATCGGCCTGTTGGGCAACCGGCATCAATCCCTCGTTTCCCACGACGCCCAGCGCGCCGAGCGGCGCCATGGCTGCTACCACCGAATTCCCGTTGTCGGCCTCGTAGACGATCACGTTGCACGGCAGGAGCAAGCCAATCTCGAGTTCGGTCGTCAGGGCCTGGTGCGCGAGCGGCGGGTTGCACGCGCCAATAATGAGGTACTTGCGAAAGTCCTTGTCGAGCTTCTGCTTGATCGTCTGTTTGACGTCGATCGTCGTCAGTACCCCGAAACCCTCGCTCTTGAGGGCTGCCGTCGTCTGCTCAACTGCCTCGTCGTACCCGACCGGCAACTCTACCCGCAGTCCGTAACGCGTTTCCTGCATGTTCAGGTCCTCCCCACGTAGATTATGATTCACCAGAGGCGACAAAGGTGACGGCCGCGGTTGTGACGAAAGCAGGCGACGTGAATCTGGATCCACAAGAGGCCCGCGAGGCGCAGGGCGAGGCGAGCTACGCCGACCTGGTCCGGGCGGTGCAAGAGGGCAAGGCCGACGCGATGGAGACGCTCCTGATGCGTGCGCAGGAAGTTGCGTATCGGTTCAGCCTGCTCGTGTGTGGCCGGCCTGATGACGCCGACGATGCGATGCAGGAGGCGCTGCTCAAGACGTATCGGTACGCCGCGCGGATTCGCGAGCCCGAGGCGTTCCGGGCGTGGCTCTATCGGACGGTTCGGAATGCGTGCCTCATCAACCGCCGGAAGCGGGTGGGCGAGCCGTCACACGTGCTGTCGCTCGATGAACCGGTCGGGACCGACGATGGTCACGACCGGCTGCTGGACGCGGTCGATCCCGCACGTGATCCGGAGCACCAGGCGGTCAACGCCGGCCTTCGGGCTCGGCTGACGCGGGCCCTCTCGGTCATTCCCCGTCCGTTCCGCGTGGTTGTCGTGCTGAGGGAAATCGAAGGGCTGTCGACGCGTGAGGTCGCGCACGTGCTCGGAATCTCAGAGGCGAACGTCAAGACCCGGTTGCACCGCGCACGCCTGCTGCTGCGCGAGTCCCTGGAAGCGCAATGAACATCACGAACCCGGACCACGGTCGGTGCCAGGAGTTTCTCGAACGCTTGTCGATGTACCTGGACAACGACCTGAACCCGCTGGACCGCCAGGCGATCGAGCAGCACCTCCGCGACTGCCCCTGCTGCGAGGAGGTGCTCGGCGGCCTGAAGCAGACCGTGAACCTCTGTCACGACGAAGGCCAGCCCGAATTGCCGGCCGAGATCCGGGATCGCGCGCGGGCACGCGTCGCGTCGCTCCTGGCTCAGCCTCCTCGTCGCAGAGCGAAAAGGGGGTAGGCCATTTACCCGGTGCTCTTCCGACTTGGATCGCTCGAGATCACCAGTTTCGGTGCGATGGTCGCGCTCGGGGCCGCACTGGGGCTGCTGCTCATGCGGCACGAACTGAAACGCGCACGGATCGACTCGGCGATGGGGATCGACGCCGCGCTCGTGGGAGTCATCGGCGGTCTGGTTGGCGCCAAGCTTCTCTACGTTGCCGAGCATCTCGCCGAACCGTTGTCCTCCACACTGCTGAGTCGGGGAGGAATGAGCTGGTTCGGCGGGCTGACGGGAGGCATCCTGGCGGGGGGCGCGATGATTCTGTGGCGGCGGCTTCCACTGATGGGGATGCTGGCCGCGGCCGCTCCCGCGCTCACGCTCGGTCAGGCGATCGGGCGCATCGGCTGCTTCCTCGTGGGTGACGATTACGGCCGTCCGACGAGCCTGCCTTGGGGCATCGCGTTCCCGGACGGTCTGCCGCCCACGCTCGACCGCGTGCATCCGACGCAACTCTACGAAGCCGCCCTGCTGATCCCGATGACGTGGCTGCTCGTCTCGCTGCGCCGGCGCGGCGCGAGTGATCGAGCGGTGTTCGGCGGGTACCTCGTCATCGCCGGCGGCACGCGCTTCCTCATCGAACTGGTGCGGGTGAACGTCGTCGTCTTTGCGGGGACGACGACGGCGCAGCTGTTCTCGATTGGGATCGTGCTGATGGGCGGGTGGTTGCTGATGGGGCGCCGGCCGAACTCCTGATCGACAGGACCTGCATCATCAGCCCGAGGCCCAGAGCCTATTTCGTCGATCTCGCCGGGGCGATCGGGGTCGTGCCGACTTGCTGGCGGGCCTGCTCGATGAGCTGCTCGACCTTCTGGCGATCCGGGTAGGTTGGGTTGGCGGCCAGCAGTCTCTCCCAGGACCTGATGGCGCCCGTCGGATCCTGCTTGCCATCCTTCCTGACGACCCCCTGATTGAACAGCGTCTGCGCGTGGTCTGGATTGATCGCGAGCGACTTCTCGAACTGCGCGAGTGCCTCGTCGGGGCGACCCGAGTACCACAGTGCAGTGCCGAGGTCGGTGCTGAGGCCGACGTTCCTCGGATCGAGCGCGAACGCCTGCTGGTAGACAGGGATCGCGTCGGCGTAGCGGCCTGCGTCGTACAGCATGTTGCCCAGTTGGGTTGGCGCCTGGGCGTTCTTCGGATCCTTGGCCATGACCGTCCGCAGTACCTGCGCCTGCTGCTCGTCGAACAGGCCAGCCTGAGGTGTATTTGCAGCGGGAGCTGCGGCCGGGGCCGCCGGCGAGACCACCGGTTCGGGTCCGCGCTGTCCGCCGAAGATGACGTATCCGGCCGCCAATCCGAGGAACAGGCAGCAGCACGCGATGATTGCCCACGTGGTCGGGGAGGTTTGCGGTTGGGCCATGGAAGATTGTAACCAGGATTGGGGGGAACAGGAGGCAGGATTTGGCGATCGGGAATCAGGTGTCCAGGGATCGAGGATCGGGGATCGGGGTGGGAGATTGGACGAGCGGACGGTGGGGTCGGGAGCCGGGATTCGGACGTGGAGCCCGAATCCCGACTCGTGAGGCCTCTGTTACGCGCTGACCTTCCAGCTACGCAGCACCTTCATGTAGTTGCCACGCTCGAACGCGCTCGGGTCGGGCACCTTCAGGAGGCTCATGCTGCCTCGCATCTGCTCGAGAGACTCGTAGTCGTGCTCCTCCATCCAGCGCTTGAGGCCCTGGATGATGGTGAGCAGACGGGCAGGGCCGTCCTCGAGGAGGCGAGAGACGACCTGCACGGCGGACGCACCCGCCATGACGGCCTTCACCGCATCGACGCCCGTGTGGACGCCGCCCGAGACGGCCAGCGACGCCTTCACGCGGCCGGACAGAATCGCCAGCCAGTGAAGCCGGAGCAGCAGCTCGGACGAGTCGGACAGGTGCAGGCTCGGAACCGCCTCGAGGGCCTCGACGTCGATGTCTGGCTGATAGAAGCGGTTGAACATGACCAGGCCGTCGGCTCCAGCCGCGTCGAGCCGGTGCGCGACGTGCGCGACCGACGAGAAGAACGGCGACAGCTTGACGGCCACCGGGATCGTCACCGCCGTCTTCACCGCCTTCAGGATGTCGATCGTCCGCTGCTCGATCACCTGCCCCGGTTCCTTGGGGTCGGTGGCGACGAAATAGACGTTCAGCTCGAGCGCATCGGCACCCGCCTGTTGGATCTTCAGCGCGTGCGAGAGCCATCCCTCGTTGGTCGTGCCGTTCAGCGATCCGATCACCGGGATCTTCACCGCCTGCTTGATCCGGCGGATCTGCTCCAGGTATTCGTGTGGGCCGAAGACGAAGTCATCGGCTTTGGGGAAGTAGGAGAGGGCCTCGGCCGACGACTCGGCGGTGACCTCCATGTGGTAGACGAGCCCGTTGGTTTCGCGGGTGATCTGCTCCTCGAACAGTGAGCGCATCACGATCGCGGCGGCACCGGCGTCCTCGAGCCGCTTGACGGTATCGAGTGAATCGGCCAGCGGGGACGCACCCGGCATGAGCGGATGCGGAAGGCGAAGGCCAAGATAGTTGGTTGACAGGTCCATCGGATCCTCCGTTACTCAGCCGAGCCCGTGGGCTTGCCCGTGGGCAGTCCCAGCTTCGCCAGCTGCTCGTAGATACCAAATCGCAAGGCCACTTCGTGCTGCGCACTCGTCAGCAGGGTCTTGTATCGCTCGGGGTTCTGCTGCTCGACCACGCGGAAGCGGCTCTCGTTCGCCATGAAGCGGCCGACATCCGCCTTCGGTGCCGTGGAGTCGAGCATCAGCGGGTTCTCCCCGTTCGCCAGCCGGCGCGGGTCGAACCGGTAGAGCGGCCAGTAGCCGCTGTCCACCGCGAGCTTCTGCTGCTCCAGCCCCATCTCGAGGTCGTACCCGTGCGCGATGCAGTGGCTGTAGGCGATGATCATCGACGGGCCGTCGTACGCATCCGCCTCGAGGAATGCCTTGACCGTCTGAGCGTCCTTCGCGCCGAACGCGACGTGCGCGACATAGACGCTGCCGTAGGCCATGGCGATCATCCCGAGGTCCTTCTTCGGACGGGCGTTGCCGGCCATCGCGAATTTGGCCGCGGCGCCGATCGGAGTGGCCTTCGAGGCCTGGCCGCCGGTGTTCGAATAGACCTCCGTGTCGAGCACGAGGAGGTTGACGTTGCGATTCTGCGCGATGACGTGGTCGAGGCCGCCGTACCCGATGTCGTACGCCCAGCCGTCGCCGCCGACGATCCAGACGCTCTTTCTCACCAGGTAGTCGGCAATCTTCCCGAGCCAGTGCGCCTCGGGCGTGCCGAGGGCCGCCAGCTTCTTCCGGAGTTCGATCACGCGCAGGCGCTGCGCGGCGATGCCGGCCTCGGTGGTCTGGTCGGCGCCGATAATCGCCTCGGCCAGCCCTTCACCGATCTGCGCCGCCAGCTTCTTGACCAGTTCCTGACCCTGCTCGATGTTCTTGTCGATCGCCAGCCGGTAGCCGAACCCGAACTCGGCGTTGTCCTCGAAGAGCGAATTGTTCCACGCCGGACCGCGCCCGTCGCGGTTCTGCGCGTAGGGCGTCGTCGGCAGGTTGCCGCCGTAGATCGACGAGCAGCCGGTCGCGTTGGCCACGAGCAGGCGGTCGCCGTAGAGCTGCGTGAGCAGCTTGACGTAGGGCGTCTCGCCGCACGCCGCGCAGGCGCCGGAGTACTCGAAGAGCGGCTGGAAGAACTGCGTCCCCTTGACGTCCAGCTTCACCTTGCTGCGGTCCACTTCGGGCAGGTTCAGGAAGAAGTCGTAGTTGCGGACCTCGGTCTCGCGCAGCGGGCGCTGCGGCGCCATGTCAATCGACTTGTGCTTCGGATTCGACTTGTCCTTCGCCGGGCAGACCATCACGCAGATGGAGCAGCCGGTGCAATCCTCGGGCGCCACCTGGATGGTGTACTTCATGCCCTTGAACTCGCTGCCCTTGAAGTCGATCGACTGGAACGTCTCGGGCGCGCCCTTCAGGGCATCCGAATCGTAGACCTTGGCGCGAATCGCGGCGTGCGGGCACACCATCGCGCACTTGTTGCACTGGATGCAGATCTTCGGGTCCCAGACCGGAATCTCGAGCGCGATGTTGCGCTTCTCCCAGCGCGCCGTGCCAGTCGGCCACGTGCCATCGACCGGGAAGGCGCTCACCGGGAGCAGGTCACCCTGGTTGGCCAGCATCATGGCCGTCACCCGCTGCACGAAGTCCGGGGCCTGGGCGGACACGACCGGCGGCCGCTTCCGCGTGGCGGAGACGGCAGTCGGCACCTTCACCTGGTGCAGGTTGGCGAGGGTCCCGTCCACCGCCGCGAAGTTCTTCTGCACGACCTCTTCGCCACGCTTGCCGTAGGTCTTCTGAATGGCCTTCTTGATCTGGGCGATCGCTTCATCGCGCGGCAGCACGCCGGAAATCGCGAAGAAGCAGGTCTGCATGATCGTGTTGATGCGCGTGCCCATCCCGGTGGCCTTCGCCACTTCGTAGGCGTCGATCACGTAGAACTTCAGCTTCTTCTCGATGATCTGCGCCTGTACCTCCTGCGGCAGGTCGTCCCACGCCTTGTCGGCCGGGAACGGGCTGTTGAGGAGGAACACGGAGCCAGGGCCGGCGTACGACAGGACGTCGTATTTGTCGAGGAACACGTACTGGTGGCAGGCGACGAAGTTCGCCTTCTTGACCAGGTAGGACGACCGAATCGGACGCGGCCCGAAGCGCAGGTGCGAGATGGTCACCGCCCCCGATTTCTTCGAGTCGTACACGAAATAGCCGTTGGCGTAGTTGTCCGTTTCCTCGCCGATGATCTTGATCGAGTTCTTGTTCGCACCCACCGTGCCGTCGGCGCCGAGGCCGAAGAACACGCCGCGGACCACGTCATCCGGCTCGATGTCGAAGTCGTTGTCCACCAACAACGACAGATGGGTCACGTCGTCCACGATGCCGACCGTGAAGTGGTTGCGCGGATGCGCGTCCGACAGGTTGTCGAACACCGCCTTGGCGTGCGCCGGCGTGTATTCCTTCGAGGAGAGGCCGTATCGGCCGCCCACCACGTCGATGTAGTTCGGCAGACCCCGCTCGTCCATGTGCGCCGCGCGCAGCGCCGCGCAGACGTCGAGGTAGAGCGGCTCGCCGATGGCGCCCGGCTCCTTCGTCCGATCGAGGACCGCGATCCGCTTGACGGTGCGGGGGAGCGCCGCGAGGAAGTGCTCGACCGAGAACGGCCGGTAGACCCGGACCTTGACGAGGCCCACCTTCTGGCCTCGGGCGACCATCCACTCGATCAGTTCGTGCGTGATCTCGGCGCCCGAGCCCATCATCACGATGACGCGCTCGGCCTCGGGGTGGCCGACGTAGTCGAACAGATGGTAGTGACGGCCGACGATCTTCCCGAACTCGTCCATCGAGTCCTGGATGTGCCCCGGGGCCGCGGTGTAGAAGCCGTTGCACGCCTCACGGGCCTGGAAGAATGAATCGGGGTTCTGCGCTGTCCCGCGCAGGACGGGCTTGTCGGGCGTGAGCGCCCGGGCGCGGTGCGCCGCCACCAGGTCGTCGGTGATCATCGCCCGGAGGTCGTCGTCGCTCAACTGCTCGATCTTCGACACCTCGTGCGACGTGCGGAACCCGTCGAAGAAGTGGAGGACCGGAACGCGCATCTTGAGGGTCGCCCGCTGGCCGATCGCCGCGAAGTCGTGCGCCTCCTGCACCGACCCGGAGGCGAGCATGGCGAAGCCGGTCTGACGGCAGGCCATGACGTCGGAATGATCGCCGAAGATCGAGAGCGCGTGCGCCGCGACGGTTCGCGCCGACACGTGCATGCAGAACGAGGTCAACTCGCCTGCAATCTTGTACATGTTCGGGATCATCAGGAGCAGGCCCTGCGACGCCGTGAACGTCGTCGTCAGGGCGCCCGCCTGCAGCGCGCCGTGGACAGCGCCAGCCGCGCCGCCTTCCGACTGCATTTCCGCCACCGTCGGCACGGTGTCCCAGATGTTCTTCTTGCCCTTCGCCGCCCACTCATCGGCCCATTCGCCCATGTTCGAAGAAGGGGTGATGGGATAGATGGCGATTACCTCGTTCGTCCGGTGGGCGACCGAGGCGGCGGCCTCATTCCCGTCGATCGTGATTCGAGGACGTGTCATATGAATGCTGTCTCCGATTGCGACCGGTAGTGGTCTGGTGCTGAACCCACTCGAGATGCCGGAATGCCGGCAGGCCAGACCCGGTCTTGTTATACTGCCGTACGGGCCGACTCGACGACCGAACGACGCCGCTGTCTTGTCTGGCAGAGAACGGAATGCGGTGGGCACTCGGGGGCTACCCTGCATCCAAGACGCCGGGCACGGCTCTCTCGCCGGCCCCGCGCTGCGCAACCTCATATGTTAAGGCCTCGGGGCCGTGGATGCGAGCGGAAAAGGATGGTGACGCCGCATCGAGGCATCATCGTCCCATCGCTCCACGGTGATGTTGGTGCGGAGACCGCCGGCTCGCTGGCCGCGGTTCGAACGACTGGCTCGATGGGGCTCGGTGGGGCTCGGTTTGGCTTGGCGCTCATCGCCCGCCAGCCTATACTCAGCGCGACCGTCGGCGCACCGCGCGGGTGAACCGAGGCAGGCTGCAACCTGGGAACGTCCGGTGTTGGTAGTCTGCCCGAATCCCATCCTCGACACCATCTGGCGTGGCTGAGATCGATGTTCCAAGTAACCAGGACCCGGGCATTGTGATCGCTGCCGGTTTGTGGCGCACGGAGTGAATGATGGACCGAAGTGAACTCACCTACGATCCGCGCGGGGTCTTCGAGGCTCGGGGCGGCGTGCCGGTCGACATGTTCCGCGAACTCGCGCCGCGGCTCGTTGAGGCTCGAGACCGCACGCTGGCGGATTTGGCCGTGCTACGGGCAGGCGGGAGGGCAGCGGAGGCGGACGAGCCGAACGATGCCGGTTTCATCGACCTTCCCGAGTTGCTGCTGGAGGACTACCGCCAACACGGTGTCGACAGTGAGATGGGCCGGATCCGCGCCGCCGGCGACCGCCTCGCGGAACTCGTCGATCGAGTTGTCGTTGTTGGCATCGGGGGGTCGTACATGGGCACACGAGCGCTGTTCGAGAGCCTGTGCCGCCCGTACCACAACGAATGCTCGCGAGATGAACGGAACGGCCGGCCGCGCGTACACTTCGACGGGTACAACGTCGACAGCGACCCGTTCGAAGATCTCGTCCAGCTCCTGGACCACCACTCCGGCGAGGTGACGCCGGGCTGCCCTTGGGGATTGATCCCCGTCAGCAAGAGCGGCGGCACGCTCGAGCCAGCCATTGTGTTCCGGATGCTCCTGGAGAGACTCGACCGTGCCTGTCTTGGAGATCGGGATGTGCTGCGTTCTCTCGTGATTCCGGTGACCGGCCGCACCGGCCGCTTGCACGAGATCGCCGCCGCGCTGGGGTGTCCCGACATCTTCCCCATTCCGGACGATATCGGCGGCCGGTTCTCGGTTCTGTCCGCGGTGGGGCTGCTTCCCGCAGCGGTGTTGGGAATCGACATCGTCTCGCTGCTCGACGGCGCGACGGAGATGGTCCGGAAGTTCAAAGTGCTGCCCCCGGGAAGAAACCCGGTCCTCGACTACGTGGGGGTCGGCCACCTCATGGAGCGCGAGCGGGGCGCGCGCTGCCGGGTGCTCAGCGTGTGGGGCCGTCAGCTCGAGGCCGTGGGCTACTGGTACGACCAGTTACTGAGCGAGAGCCTGGGAAAGGACGGCCACGGTGCGACACCAATCACGGTGGTCAACACCAGGGATCTCCACTCGCGCGGACAACAGCACCAGCAGGGCGCCCGGGACAAGCTCATCACCAACGTGACGGTCGGCCATGTACGCTATCCGGCCAGTCCGATTGGCCGCTCCTTGACCAATCTCGATCAGCTCGACTTCCTGTCGGAGTTCCGCTTGACGGACGTGATGGACGCCGCGGTGCTCGGGACCAACCGTGCCTACAACGGAGACGGCCGGCCCACCGCTGACCTGCGGCTGTCGGCGCTCGACCCTTACTCCGTCGGGCAAGTGCTCCAGTTCTTCATGCTCGCCACCGTCGTCGAGGGTCGCCTTATCGGTGTCAACCCCTATGGGCAACCCGGCGTCGAGGCGTACAAGCGCGAGATGAACGGCATCCTCCATCAGAAGGCCGGGTCGCCTCGGG includes:
- a CDS encoding dihydroorotate dehydrogenase-like protein: MDLSTNYLGLRLPHPLMPGASPLADSLDTVKRLEDAGAAAIVMRSLFEEQITRETNGLVYHMEVTAESSAEALSYFPKADDFVFGPHEYLEQIRRIKQAVKIPVIGSLNGTTNEGWLSHALKIQQAGADALELNVYFVATDPKEPGQVIEQRTIDILKAVKTAVTIPVAVKLSPFFSSVAHVAHRLDAAGADGLVMFNRFYQPDIDVEALEAVPSLHLSDSSELLLRLHWLAILSGRVKASLAVSGGVHTGVDAVKAVMAGASAVQVVSRLLEDGPARLLTIIQGLKRWMEEHDYESLEQMRGSMSLLKVPDPSAFERGNYMKVLRSWKVSA
- the nifJ gene encoding pyruvate:ferredoxin (flavodoxin) oxidoreductase, with amino-acid sequence MTRPRITIDGNEAAASVAHRTNEVIAIYPITPSSNMGEWADEWAAKGKKNIWDTVPTVAEMQSEGGAAGAVHGALQAGALTTTFTASQGLLLMIPNMYKIAGELTSFCMHVSARTVAAHALSIFGDHSDVMACRQTGFAMLASGSVQEAHDFAAIGQRATLKMRVPVLHFFDGFRTSHEVSKIEQLSDDDLRAMITDDLVAAHRARALTPDKPVLRGTAQNPDSFFQAREACNGFYTAAPGHIQDSMDEFGKIVGRHYHLFDYVGHPEAERVIVMMGSGAEITHELIEWMVARGQKVGLVKVRVYRPFSVEHFLAALPRTVKRIAVLDRTKEPGAIGEPLYLDVCAALRAAHMDERGLPNYIDVVGGRYGLSSKEYTPAHAKAVFDNLSDAHPRNHFTVGIVDDVTHLSLLVDNDFDIEPDDVVRGVFFGLGADGTVGANKNSIKIIGEETDNYANGYFVYDSKKSGAVTISHLRFGPRPIRSSYLVKKANFVACHQYVFLDKYDVLSYAGPGSVFLLNSPFPADKAWDDLPQEVQAQIIEKKLKFYVIDAYEVAKATGMGTRINTIMQTCFFAISGVLPRDEAIAQIKKAIQKTYGKRGEEVVQKNFAAVDGTLANLHQVKVPTAVSATRKRPPVVSAQAPDFVQRVTAMMLANQGDLLPVSAFPVDGTWPTGTARWEKRNIALEIPVWDPKICIQCNKCAMVCPHAAIRAKVYDSDALKGAPETFQSIDFKGSEFKGMKYTIQVAPEDCTGCSICVMVCPAKDKSNPKHKSIDMAPQRPLRETEVRNYDFFLNLPEVDRSKVKLDVKGTQFFQPLFEYSGACAACGETPYVKLLTQLYGDRLLVANATGCSSIYGGNLPTTPYAQNRDGRGPAWNNSLFEDNAEFGFGYRLAIDKNIEQGQELVKKLAAQIGEGLAEAIIGADQTTEAGIAAQRLRVIELRKKLAALGTPEAHWLGKIADYLVRKSVWIVGGDGWAYDIGYGGLDHVIAQNRNVNLLVLDTEVYSNTGGQASKATPIGAAAKFAMAGNARPKKDLGMIAMAYGSVYVAHVAFGAKDAQTVKAFLEADAYDGPSMIIAYSHCIAHGYDLEMGLEQQKLAVDSGYWPLYRFDPRRLANGENPLMLDSTAPKADVGRFMANESRFRVVEQQNPERYKTLLTSAQHEVALRFGIYEQLAKLGLPTGKPTGSAE